The proteins below come from a single Streptomyces sp. M92 genomic window:
- a CDS encoding FAD-binding dehydrogenase yields MDADVIVVGAGLAGLVAAHELTSRGRRVALVDQENAANLGGQAFWSFGGLFLVDSPEQRRLGVKDSVDLAWSDWEGSAGFDRTGDEDSWAVRWARAYVEWAAGEKRSWLAGHGITFLPTVGWAERGDLRAGGHGNSVPRFHIAWGTGTGVVEPFVRYAKQAARDGLLTFHHRHRVDHLVVEDGTARGVRGTVLAEDRSPRGVASNRDAIGEFELTARAVIVTSGGIGGDHDVVRRHWPERLGTPPAEMVTGVPAYVDGRMLDISAEAGARLVNRDRMWHYTEGVRNWDPVWPGHGIRILPGPSSMWFDALGRRLPEPCLPGYDTLGTLRHLRTADGLADHGHSWFILTQKIIEKEFALSGSEQNPDITAKDRAGFLRERVLGKGAPGPVDAFLREGADFVSAPNLEQLVDRMNGLTDKPLLDAASIRRQIEARDLQMANPYAKDAQVQGIRNARRYIGDRIGRVAAPHRILDPAAGPLIGVKLHVLTRKTLGGIQTDLDSRALGADGTPVEGLYAAGEVAGFGGGGVHGYNALEGTFLGGCLFSGRAAGRAAARQTA; encoded by the coding sequence ATGGATGCCGACGTCATCGTGGTGGGAGCGGGGCTGGCGGGTCTGGTCGCGGCGCACGAGCTGACCAGCCGGGGCAGGAGGGTCGCCCTCGTCGACCAGGAGAACGCGGCCAACCTCGGCGGGCAGGCCTTCTGGTCCTTCGGCGGCCTCTTCCTCGTCGACTCCCCGGAGCAGCGCCGCCTCGGCGTCAAGGACTCCGTCGACCTCGCCTGGAGCGACTGGGAGGGCAGCGCCGGCTTCGACCGGACCGGGGACGAGGACTCCTGGGCGGTGCGCTGGGCGCGCGCGTACGTCGAGTGGGCGGCCGGGGAGAAGCGCTCCTGGCTCGCCGGACACGGCATCACCTTCCTGCCCACCGTCGGCTGGGCCGAGCGCGGTGACCTCAGGGCGGGCGGCCACGGCAACTCCGTGCCGCGCTTCCACATCGCCTGGGGCACCGGCACCGGAGTCGTCGAGCCGTTCGTGCGGTACGCGAAGCAGGCCGCCCGCGACGGGCTGCTCACCTTCCACCACCGCCACCGGGTCGACCACCTGGTGGTCGAGGACGGCACGGCCCGCGGCGTCCGGGGCACCGTCCTGGCCGAGGACCGCTCACCGCGCGGCGTCGCCTCCAACCGCGACGCGATCGGCGAGTTCGAACTCACCGCCCGCGCGGTGATCGTCACCTCCGGCGGCATCGGCGGCGACCACGACGTCGTCCGCCGCCACTGGCCCGAGCGCCTGGGCACCCCGCCCGCCGAGATGGTCACCGGCGTCCCCGCCTACGTCGACGGCCGGATGCTCGACATCAGCGCCGAGGCGGGCGCACGCCTGGTCAACCGCGACCGGATGTGGCACTACACCGAGGGCGTGCGCAACTGGGACCCCGTCTGGCCCGGACACGGCATCCGCATCCTCCCCGGCCCCTCCTCGATGTGGTTCGACGCCCTGGGCCGCCGGCTGCCCGAGCCCTGTCTGCCCGGCTACGACACCCTCGGCACCCTGCGCCACCTGCGCACCGCCGACGGCCTCGCGGACCACGGCCACTCCTGGTTCATCCTCACCCAGAAGATCATCGAGAAGGAGTTCGCGCTCTCCGGCTCCGAGCAGAACCCCGACATCACCGCGAAGGACCGTGCCGGGTTCCTGCGCGAGCGGGTCCTCGGCAAGGGCGCCCCCGGCCCGGTGGACGCCTTCCTGCGCGAGGGCGCCGACTTCGTGAGCGCGCCGAACCTGGAGCAGCTCGTGGACCGGATGAACGGGCTCACCGACAAGCCGCTCCTGGACGCCGCCTCCATCCGGCGCCAGATAGAGGCCCGCGACCTCCAGATGGCCAACCCCTACGCGAAGGACGCCCAGGTCCAGGGCATCCGCAACGCCCGCCGCTACATCGGCGACCGCATCGGCCGGGTCGCCGCCCCGCACCGCATCCTCGACCCGGCGGCAGGCCCGCTGATCGGCGTCAAACTGCACGTCCTCACCCGCAAGACCCTCGGCGGCATCCAGACCGACCTCGACTCCCGCGCCCTCGGCGCCGACGGCACGCCCGTCGAGGGCCTGTACGCGGCCGGTGAGGTGGCCGGCTTCGGCGGGGGAGGGGTGCACGGGTACAACGCTCTGGAGGGCACCTTCCTCGGCGGCTGCCTGTTCTCCGGACGTGCGGCGGGCCGGGCCGCGGCACGGCAGACGGCCTGA
- a CDS encoding TetR/AcrR family transcriptional regulator — protein MAVGTTTGRVTRRRERTRANLLDAAFEVFAAKGFGRVSIEEVCEAAGYSRGAFYSNFDSLDELFFALYRQRADLIAEQVSGALAFDGPDLDVPAAVDRVTEVLLLDRDWLLVKTDFLVHAARDPDVARALLEYRARLRRAIADRLARARGHTPLPAALGDAEGAAHAVVAAYDGVTAQLLLDRDVEHARVWLGQLLTALLTDGSTGQ, from the coding sequence GTGGCGGTGGGGACGACGACGGGGCGGGTGACCAGGCGGCGCGAGCGCACCCGCGCGAACCTCCTGGACGCCGCGTTCGAGGTGTTCGCCGCCAAGGGGTTCGGGCGGGTGTCGATCGAGGAGGTGTGCGAGGCCGCCGGGTACAGCCGGGGCGCCTTCTACTCCAACTTCGACAGCCTCGACGAGCTGTTCTTCGCGCTCTACCGGCAACGCGCCGACCTGATCGCCGAGCAGGTGTCCGGTGCCCTCGCCTTTGACGGCCCCGACCTGGACGTGCCGGCCGCCGTGGACCGGGTCACCGAGGTGCTGCTCCTCGACCGGGACTGGCTGCTGGTCAAGACGGACTTCCTGGTGCACGCCGCCCGCGACCCCGACGTGGCCCGTGCCCTGCTGGAGTACCGGGCACGGCTGAGGCGGGCGATCGCTGACCGGCTCGCCCGCGCCCGCGGGCACACCCCGCTGCCCGCCGCGCTGGGGGACGCCGAGGGCGCCGCGCACGCCGTGGTCGCCGCGTACGACGGGGTCACCGCCCAACTGCTGCTGGACCGGGACGTCGAACACGCCCGGGTCTGGCTGGGGCAGCTGCTCACCGCACTGCTCACCGACGGCAGCACCGGTCAATGA
- a CDS encoding alpha-ketoglutarate-dependent dioxygenase AlkB, producing the protein MTTHLQSSLFDQTDEARLGRLAGLRRTELGSGAWIDLLPGWLSGADALFEHLAAEVPWRAERRAMYDQVVDVPRLLAFYGAGDRLPHPLLTEAREALTAHYAGELGEPFTTAGLCHYRDGRDSVAWHGDRIGRGARRDTMVAILSVGAPRDLLLRPAGGGGDTVRRPLGHGDLIVMGGSCQRTWEHCVPKSTRASGPRISVQFRPHGVR; encoded by the coding sequence ATGACCACGCACCTCCAGAGTTCGCTCTTCGACCAGACCGACGAGGCCCGGCTGGGCCGGCTCGCCGGTCTGCGCCGCACCGAGCTGGGCTCCGGCGCCTGGATCGACCTGCTCCCGGGCTGGCTGAGCGGCGCCGACGCGCTCTTCGAGCACCTGGCCGCCGAGGTCCCGTGGCGTGCCGAGCGGCGGGCCATGTACGACCAGGTGGTGGACGTGCCCCGGCTGCTCGCCTTCTACGGCGCGGGCGACCGGCTCCCGCACCCGCTGCTGACCGAGGCGCGCGAGGCGCTGACGGCCCACTACGCCGGGGAACTGGGCGAGCCCTTCACCACGGCCGGACTCTGCCACTACCGCGACGGCCGGGACAGCGTCGCCTGGCACGGGGACCGGATCGGCAGGGGCGCACGCCGGGACACGATGGTCGCGATCCTCTCGGTCGGCGCGCCCCGCGATCTCCTGCTGCGCCCGGCGGGCGGGGGCGGCGACACGGTGCGCCGGCCGCTCGGCCATGGCGACCTCATCGTGATGGGCGGCTCCTGCCAGCGCACCTGGGAGCACTGCGTGCCCAAGAGCACCCGCGCCTCCGGACCGCGCATCAGCGTCCAGTTCCGCCCGCACGGCGTGCGCTGA
- a CDS encoding MBL fold metallo-hydrolase, whose protein sequence is MRPDVRQVADGTYLVHGGHTNWVILTDGDAATLVDTGYPGDRRTLLDSLAAVGSSPEAVAAVLITHAHNDHLGSAEYLRAAHGTPVLLHPAEVPHARRDFLQQVSVAAVLRNAWRPGVLPWTAHVLRSGGTERHPVASPEPFPGDGALDLPGRPVPVHTPGHTDGHCVYHLPGAGVVISGDALVSAHATSRISGPQLLPGMFHHDRAGTLASLDVIAELDADVLLPGHGPVHRGLVKEAARQARERAF, encoded by the coding sequence ATGCGACCGGACGTACGGCAGGTCGCCGACGGCACGTATCTGGTGCACGGCGGCCACACCAACTGGGTGATCCTCACCGACGGCGACGCGGCGACCCTGGTCGACACCGGCTACCCCGGCGACCGCCGGACACTGCTGGACTCCCTGGCCGCCGTGGGCAGTTCACCCGAGGCGGTGGCGGCCGTGCTGATCACCCACGCCCACAACGACCACCTCGGCTCGGCCGAGTACCTGCGCGCCGCGCACGGCACGCCGGTCCTGCTCCACCCGGCCGAGGTGCCCCACGCCCGCCGGGACTTCCTCCAGCAGGTGTCCGTCGCCGCCGTGCTGCGCAACGCCTGGCGGCCGGGGGTGCTGCCCTGGACGGCGCACGTCCTGCGCTCCGGCGGCACCGAACGGCACCCCGTCGCCTCGCCCGAGCCCTTCCCCGGTGACGGCGCCCTCGACCTGCCCGGCCGGCCGGTGCCGGTGCACACGCCCGGACACACGGACGGGCACTGCGTCTACCACCTCCCGGGCGCCGGCGTGGTGATCTCCGGCGACGCGCTGGTGAGCGCGCACGCCACCTCCCGGATCTCCGGACCCCAGCTGCTGCCCGGCATGTTCCACCACGACCGGGCGGGCACCCTGGCCTCCCTCGACGTCATCGCGGAACTGGACGCCGACGTCCTGCTCCCCGGACACGGCCCGGTCCACCGGGGCCTGGTGAAGGAAGCCGCGCGCCAGGCGCGGGAACGGGCGTTCTAG
- a CDS encoding DUF4032 domain-containing protein has translation MALQISATNPEHPALLLELPWRTPLEEWPEEYLVPLPRGISRHVVRYARAGDEVVAVKELAERPALREYQLLRDLDRLAIPAVDALAVVTGRTGASGDPLEPVLITRHLGGSMPYRSMFETTLRPATMHRLMDALAVLLVRLHLAGFAWGDCSLSNTLFRRDAGAYAAYLVDAETGELHHRLSDGQRDYDLDLARVNISGELLDLEASGALHPSVDPIDFGAEICARYRSLWEELTRTSVYPAGKYHYIERRIRRLNDLGFDVAEMQIEHASNGDTVTFVPKVVDAGHHQRQLLRLTGLDAEENQARRLLNDLESWMATQDDYAPGDPLGARPEVLAHRWVREVFRPTVRAVPVELRGSMDPAEIYHELLEHRWYLSERAQHDIGLDTAVADYIANILPRARETLRPTAD, from the coding sequence ATGGCCTTGCAGATCAGCGCCACCAACCCGGAGCACCCCGCGCTCCTGCTCGAACTGCCCTGGCGGACGCCGCTGGAGGAGTGGCCCGAGGAGTACCTCGTGCCGCTGCCGCGCGGCATCTCCCGGCACGTCGTCCGCTACGCCCGGGCCGGGGACGAGGTCGTCGCCGTCAAGGAGCTGGCCGAACGCCCCGCGCTGCGCGAGTACCAGCTGCTGCGCGACCTGGACCGGCTCGCCATCCCCGCGGTCGACGCGCTGGCCGTGGTCACCGGCCGCACCGGCGCCTCGGGCGATCCACTGGAACCGGTGCTGATCACCCGGCACCTGGGCGGCTCGATGCCGTACCGGTCGATGTTCGAGACGACGCTGCGCCCGGCGACCATGCACCGCCTGATGGACGCCCTCGCGGTACTCCTCGTCCGGCTGCACCTCGCCGGGTTCGCCTGGGGCGACTGCTCGCTGTCCAACACCCTCTTCCGCCGCGACGCGGGCGCCTACGCCGCGTACCTGGTGGACGCCGAGACCGGGGAGCTGCACCACCGGCTCAGCGACGGGCAGCGCGACTACGACCTCGACCTCGCCAGGGTGAACATCAGCGGGGAACTGCTCGACCTGGAGGCGTCGGGAGCGCTGCACCCCTCCGTCGACCCCATCGACTTCGGCGCCGAGATCTGCGCCCGCTACCGGAGTCTGTGGGAGGAGCTGACGCGCACCTCCGTCTACCCGGCGGGCAAGTACCACTACATCGAGCGCCGCATCCGGCGCCTCAACGACCTCGGTTTCGACGTGGCCGAGATGCAGATCGAGCACGCTTCCAACGGCGACACGGTCACCTTCGTGCCCAAGGTCGTCGACGCCGGCCACCACCAGCGCCAACTGCTGCGCCTGACCGGCCTGGACGCCGAGGAGAACCAGGCCCGGCGGCTGCTGAACGACCTGGAGAGCTGGATGGCCACCCAGGACGACTACGCCCCGGGCGACCCCCTGGGCGCCCGCCCGGAGGTCCTCGCCCACCGCTGGGTGCGCGAGGTGTTCCGGCCCACCGTGCGCGCCGTACCGGTGGAGCTGCGCGGCTCGATGGACCCGGCGGAGATCTACCACGAGCTGCTGGAGCACCGCTGGTACCTGTCCGAGCGGGCCCAGCACGACATCGGGCTGGACACCGCCGTCGCGGACTACATCGCCAACATCCTGCCCAGGGCGCGCGAGACGCTGCGGCCGACGGCGGACTGA
- a CDS encoding universal stress protein, producing the protein MTRPITAGVDGSEESLAALDWAAREAVRRGLPLHVVHAWRVQALDGAADRDAQERWVRDAVAESVRAVTERHPELTVSTEVREADDAVAALLAAGAGAEALVLGSRGHGAVVGFLLGSVGRQVIAEAARPVVLVRAGDGAAAEAAGREVVVGQQGEPEDSADVIGFAFAAAAARGATVRAVRAWTLPTVFTYSPGSMALADEAGGLEQYERKALGEALAPWRERFPDVPVVEHVEMGSAGQVLLSVAGGAQLMVVGRRARRTAVGARVGSVAHGVLHHAECPVAVVPHA; encoded by the coding sequence ATGACGCGCCCGATCACGGCAGGGGTGGACGGTTCGGAGGAGAGCCTGGCCGCGCTGGACTGGGCGGCCAGGGAGGCGGTCCGGCGCGGGCTGCCGCTGCACGTCGTGCACGCCTGGCGGGTGCAGGCACTGGACGGCGCGGCGGACCGGGACGCGCAGGAGCGTTGGGTGCGCGACGCGGTCGCCGAGTCCGTCCGGGCCGTCACCGAACGGCACCCGGAGCTGACCGTGTCCACCGAGGTCCGCGAGGCCGACGACGCGGTCGCCGCGCTGCTCGCCGCCGGGGCCGGCGCCGAGGCGCTGGTGCTCGGCTCGCGCGGCCACGGGGCGGTCGTCGGGTTCCTGCTCGGCTCCGTCGGCCGGCAGGTGATCGCCGAGGCCGCCCGGCCGGTGGTCCTCGTACGGGCCGGGGACGGTGCCGCGGCCGAGGCTGCGGGCCGCGAGGTCGTCGTGGGCCAGCAGGGGGAGCCGGAGGACAGCGCCGACGTGATCGGGTTCGCCTTCGCCGCCGCCGCCGCGCGCGGCGCCACGGTGCGCGCCGTGCGGGCCTGGACGCTGCCGACGGTGTTCACCTACAGCCCGGGCTCGATGGCGCTCGCCGACGAGGCGGGTGGCCTGGAGCAGTACGAGCGCAAGGCGCTCGGCGAGGCGCTGGCACCGTGGCGCGAACGCTTCCCCGACGTGCCGGTTGTCGAGCACGTGGAGATGGGCAGCGCCGGTCAGGTGCTGCTGTCGGTGGCCGGCGGCGCCCAGCTGATGGTCGTCGGCCGCCGCGCCCGCCGTACGGCCGTCGGCGCCCGCGTCGGCTCGGTGGCGCACGGTGTGCTGCACCACGCCGAGTGCCCGGTGGCGGTGGTCCCGCACGCCTGA
- a CDS encoding VOC family protein, whose product MTLEWEQVNVDAADPVALGRWWTEALGWVVVNDAPDEYEIRPAPDRLPGLLFVPVPEGKTVKNRLHLDFRPDDQEAEVARLLRMGARRADVGQGEQPWVVLADPEGNEFCVLGPRGGRPAA is encoded by the coding sequence ATGACTCTGGAGTGGGAGCAGGTGAACGTCGACGCGGCCGATCCCGTGGCGCTCGGCCGCTGGTGGACCGAGGCGCTCGGCTGGGTCGTGGTGAACGACGCCCCCGACGAGTACGAGATCCGTCCCGCCCCGGACCGGCTGCCCGGCCTGCTCTTCGTGCCGGTGCCGGAGGGCAAGACCGTGAAGAACCGGCTGCACCTCGACTTCCGGCCCGACGACCAGGAGGCCGAGGTGGCCCGGCTGCTGCGCATGGGCGCGCGCCGCGCCGACGTCGGGCAGGGCGAGCAGCCGTGGGTGGTGCTGGCCGACCCCGAGGGCAACGAGTTCTGCGTGCTGGGCCCCCGCGGCGGCCGCCCCGCTGCCTGA
- a CDS encoding ATP-binding protein, whose amino-acid sequence MPQTSFTSPLVGREDELARLTGVLERARAGEARAVLIAGDAGVGKTRTLDEVAGRAAATGTTVLTGHCVDLGDVGLPYLPFTEILGVLAADERFAAVLAAHPVAGRLLGGGPDEADGGGTDRSRLRLFEGVAALLTELTAVAPLLLVLEDLRWADQSSRDLLRFLLSRGVLQRPADGTPGHRLALLASYRADDLHRRHPLRPLLAELVRLPAVERLELRPLPDDDVARLVRSLGERPLPETTVHRIVERAEGNAFYAEELVAATDAPARGVPSGLAEVLLIRFEQLSETAQQVLRTAAVAGRRVEHALLRDAVGLPEEELESALREALGRQLLVSGDGDTYSFRHALAREAVYADLLPGERARLHGAFARLLGGPDRRSDSAAERAHHHRESHDLPQALAASLEAADHAQRIGAPAEELRHLETALDLWSAVDASARPAGPDAVTLTLRASAAAAHAGDLHRAVSLTRSALAGLGQDADLELAARVRYTLAGNLLRVDNLSAAFAHSSEAFALIPAKPPSPTWVWAAATHVMAARQVGENGTALRVGRQALRVAEELGVADARADLLISVIGLEDDNRATSRGRERLLEARELARRAGNAPVELRALFNLAIGCFEAGAPEDCLSWAAEGLERARRSGLLSSPYPREMRYLRLLVLYTLGHWDECLREAAQDDAGPPPAAGAHTVAAGLYVALARGDLQAADRARALLEGPFDWMVTLVAGIVLTDAAALRGNAEDAVRWARSTVATLTDDAGTPPAVTVRLAALALSAVADTVVGLRATGDEAGVRRWTDTAAELLEQARRSAGRGEDERPQGLEGQAWLARAEAEWTRLGSGPDPAAWQRAVAGFAHGDVYERSRCRLRLAEALLAAGRRAEAADEAGLAHREAGRLGAAPLRERLDDLLHRARPAGTGDRAASLTARERDVLRLLALGRSNRRIGEELFITAKTASVHVSNILAKLEAASRTEAVAVAYRQGLISPQTAGPG is encoded by the coding sequence GTGCCGCAGACCTCATTCACCAGTCCGCTCGTCGGCCGCGAGGACGAACTCGCGCGTCTCACCGGCGTGCTGGAGCGCGCCCGCGCCGGGGAGGCCCGCGCGGTGCTGATCGCCGGGGACGCCGGGGTCGGCAAGACCCGGACCCTGGACGAGGTCGCCGGCCGGGCCGCCGCGACCGGGACGACCGTGCTCACCGGGCACTGCGTCGACCTGGGCGACGTCGGCCTGCCGTATCTGCCGTTCACCGAGATCCTCGGCGTGCTGGCGGCCGACGAGCGGTTCGCCGCCGTGCTGGCCGCCCACCCGGTGGCCGGCCGGCTGCTCGGCGGCGGCCCCGACGAGGCGGACGGCGGCGGCACCGACCGCTCGCGCCTGCGCCTGTTCGAGGGCGTCGCCGCGCTGCTCACCGAGCTGACCGCCGTCGCCCCGCTGCTGCTGGTCCTGGAGGACCTGCGCTGGGCCGACCAGTCCTCCCGGGACCTGCTGAGGTTCCTGCTCAGCCGGGGAGTCCTGCAACGGCCGGCGGACGGGACGCCCGGTCACCGCCTCGCGCTGCTGGCCTCGTACCGGGCGGACGACCTGCACCGCCGCCACCCGCTGCGGCCCCTGCTCGCCGAGCTGGTGCGGCTGCCGGCCGTGGAACGCCTGGAGCTGCGCCCGCTGCCCGACGACGACGTGGCCCGGCTGGTGCGTTCGCTGGGCGAGCGGCCGCTGCCGGAGACGACCGTGCACCGGATCGTCGAACGCGCCGAGGGCAACGCCTTCTACGCCGAGGAGCTGGTCGCGGCCACGGACGCGCCCGCCCGGGGCGTGCCCAGCGGCCTGGCCGAGGTCCTGCTCATCCGGTTCGAGCAGCTGTCGGAGACCGCCCAGCAGGTGCTGCGCACCGCCGCCGTCGCCGGGCGCCGAGTGGAGCACGCCCTGCTGCGGGACGCCGTCGGGCTGCCCGAGGAGGAGCTGGAGTCGGCGCTGCGCGAGGCCCTGGGACGGCAGTTGCTCGTCTCCGGCGACGGCGACACCTACTCCTTCCGGCACGCCCTCGCGCGTGAGGCCGTCTACGCCGACCTGCTGCCCGGGGAGCGGGCCCGGCTGCACGGCGCGTTCGCCCGGCTGCTCGGCGGTCCGGACCGCCGGTCCGACAGCGCCGCCGAGCGCGCGCACCACCACCGGGAGAGCCACGACCTGCCTCAGGCGCTCGCCGCGTCCCTGGAGGCCGCCGACCACGCCCAGCGCATCGGGGCACCCGCCGAGGAGCTGCGGCACCTGGAGACGGCCCTCGACCTGTGGTCCGCGGTCGACGCGAGCGCACGGCCCGCCGGCCCCGACGCCGTGACGCTCACCCTGCGCGCCTCGGCGGCCGCCGCGCACGCCGGGGACCTGCACCGGGCGGTCTCGCTCACCCGGTCCGCGCTGGCCGGTCTCGGGCAGGACGCGGACCTGGAACTCGCCGCCCGCGTCCGCTACACGCTCGCCGGGAACCTGCTGCGCGTCGACAACCTGTCGGCCGCGTTCGCCCACAGCAGCGAGGCGTTCGCCCTGATCCCCGCAAAGCCGCCGTCGCCGACGTGGGTGTGGGCAGCGGCGACACACGTCATGGCGGCCCGTCAGGTCGGGGAGAACGGGACCGCGCTCCGAGTGGGCCGCCAGGCGCTGCGCGTCGCCGAGGAGTTGGGGGTCGCCGACGCCCGGGCGGACCTCCTGATCTCCGTGATCGGTCTCGAGGACGACAACCGGGCCACCTCGCGCGGCCGGGAACGGCTGCTGGAGGCGAGGGAGCTGGCGCGCCGGGCGGGGAACGCGCCGGTGGAGCTGCGCGCGTTGTTCAACCTGGCCATCGGCTGTTTCGAGGCCGGCGCGCCGGAGGACTGCCTGAGCTGGGCGGCCGAGGGGCTGGAGCGGGCCCGTCGTTCGGGGCTGCTGTCCTCGCCCTATCCGCGGGAGATGCGGTATCTGCGGCTGCTGGTGCTGTACACACTGGGTCACTGGGACGAGTGCCTGCGCGAGGCCGCTCAGGACGACGCCGGTCCCCCGCCGGCCGCGGGCGCCCACACCGTCGCGGCCGGTCTGTACGTGGCGCTGGCGCGCGGCGACCTCCAGGCCGCCGACCGCGCCCGTGCCCTGCTGGAGGGGCCGTTCGACTGGATGGTCACGCTGGTCGCGGGCATCGTGCTGACCGACGCCGCCGCGCTGCGCGGGAACGCGGAGGACGCCGTGCGGTGGGCGCGGTCCACCGTCGCGACGCTCACCGACGACGCGGGCACGCCGCCGGCCGTCACCGTCCGCCTCGCCGCGCTCGCGCTGTCCGCGGTCGCGGACACCGTCGTCGGGCTGCGCGCGACCGGCGACGAGGCGGGAGTCCGCCGCTGGACGGACACGGCGGCGGAACTCCTGGAGCAGGCCCGCCGGTCCGCCGGCAGGGGCGAGGACGAGCGGCCGCAGGGCCTGGAGGGACAGGCGTGGCTGGCCCGAGCGGAGGCCGAGTGGACCCGGCTCGGCTCCGGACCCGACCCGGCGGCCTGGCAGCGGGCGGTGGCCGGCTTCGCGCACGGCGACGTGTACGAACGGTCCCGGTGCCGGCTGCGGCTGGCCGAGGCGCTGCTGGCGGCCGGCCGCCGTGCGGAGGCGGCCGACGAGGCCGGCCTCGCGCACCGGGAGGCCGGCCGGCTCGGCGCCGCGCCGCTGCGCGAGCGGCTGGACGACCTGTTGCACCGTGCCCGGCCGGCCGGCACCGGGGACCGGGCCGCGTCACTGACCGCCCGCGAGCGGGACGTGCTGCGGCTGCTCGCTCTGGGGCGCAGCAACCGCCGGATCGGCGAGGAGCTGTTCATCACCGCCAAGACGGCGAGCGTCCACGTCTCCAACATCCTCGCCAAGCTGGAGGCGGCGAGCCGCACGGAGGCGGTGGCGGTCGCCTACCGGCAGGGTCTGATCAGCCCGCAGACCGCGGGTCCGGGCTGA
- a CDS encoding CAP domain-containing protein, producing MTELVPGGNIPLPDGPVSVRVPGAFDVSALVTDDGGKVTGDGDFVFYNQPRVPGARLRDGTLTVDPARLRPGATRVTVAVSPSDPGTGLDALPSPALHVTDARGGALARFTPARPRRETVLLLVEFYRRGEGWKLRALGQGYADGLAGLARDFGVDVVDEADRAGEAPREPAGRGVPAAAAPAGDSDGFLALVNSARSAAGSRPVAADARLVSAARAHAAAMSAAGALSVETRDGVSVHQRVACAGYAYLTVGEHLVSGPRTPAEFVTYCLRSERTRRTLHEAAFTHAGWACAADGPSGDTYWTVLWAVPLTPDGLARTTAEVVDLTNRERVRAGLAALAADPRLTAAAQAHSADMVARDFYSHTDPDGGKPWDRAAAAGAARRTVGENIACGQRSPADVVEGWMNSPGHRANILKTDFTHIGIGLAGGGRAGTYWTQLFGG from the coding sequence ATGACCGAGCTGGTGCCCGGGGGCAACATCCCCCTGCCGGACGGCCCCGTGAGCGTGCGGGTGCCCGGCGCCTTCGACGTGTCGGCACTGGTCACGGACGACGGCGGCAAGGTGACCGGGGACGGCGACTTCGTCTTCTACAACCAGCCGCGGGTCCCGGGCGCGCGCCTGCGGGACGGCACGCTCACCGTCGATCCGGCACGGCTGCGCCCGGGGGCCACCCGCGTGACGGTCGCGGTGAGCCCCTCCGACCCCGGTACCGGCCTGGACGCGCTCCCCTCCCCCGCGCTCCATGTCACCGACGCGCGGGGTGGGGCGCTGGCGCGGTTCACGCCCGCCCGCCCCCGGCGGGAGACCGTGCTGCTGCTCGTGGAGTTCTACCGGCGGGGGGAGGGCTGGAAGCTGCGCGCCCTGGGGCAGGGGTACGCCGACGGGCTCGCGGGGCTCGCCCGGGACTTCGGGGTGGACGTCGTCGACGAGGCGGACAGGGCCGGCGAAGCGCCCAGGGAGCCGGCCGGACGCGGGGTGCCGGCCGCAGCGGCACCGGCCGGCGATTCCGACGGTTTCCTGGCGCTGGTCAACTCCGCCCGTTCGGCGGCCGGTTCCCGGCCCGTCGCCGCCGACGCCCGCCTGGTCTCGGCGGCCCGTGCGCACGCGGCCGCCATGTCCGCCGCCGGCGCGCTGAGCGTCGAGACCCGGGACGGCGTCTCGGTGCACCAGCGCGTCGCCTGTGCGGGGTACGCGTACCTCACCGTGGGCGAGCACCTGGTCTCCGGCCCGCGCACGCCCGCCGAGTTCGTCACGTACTGCCTGCGCTCCGAGCGGACCCGGCGCACGCTGCACGAGGCCGCCTTCACGCACGCCGGGTGGGCCTGCGCGGCCGACGGCCCCTCGGGCGACACGTACTGGACGGTGCTGTGGGCGGTGCCGCTCACCCCGGACGGTCTGGCCCGCACCACGGCCGAGGTCGTGGACCTCACCAACCGGGAGCGGGTCCGGGCCGGTCTGGCGGCGCTGGCCGCCGACCCGCGGCTCACCGCCGCCGCCCAGGCGCACAGCGCCGACATGGTGGCCCGGGACTTCTACTCCCACACCGATCCGGACGGCGGCAAGCCCTGGGACCGGGCCGCCGCCGCGGGCGCCGCCCGGCGCACGGTCGGCGAGAACATAGCCTGCGGCCAGCGCTCCCCCGCCGACGTGGTGGAGGGCTGGATGAACAGTCCGGGGCACCGGGCCAACATCCTCAAGACCGACTTCACCCACATCGGGATCGGCCTCGCCGGCGGCGGCCGGGCGGGCACGTACTGGACCCAGCTCTTCGGCGGCTGA